The genomic stretch TGACCTTCTGAATTGATTCTTTGATTCAAGAGACTGGCATCATCCTTTTGGTGCAAACAATTAGGGAACAAGGACCCTGGTCCTCCTGAGATATTCCTAGTTTGGCTTTCTGATGAAAAGTAAGAGAACGATCTCTGAAGCGAAGGACTTGGACCAGATGCAAGCAGTAAAGAGTTTGCTGTACCTGCAACCAAGCCTTTGAGTTCATTCTCCTGTCCGAAGTGAGGGTCATCAGTGACAATTCTTGCATCCATTAAAGATTGAGAGAAGTTTGGCCTTTCAGTAGGTTTCGCCTGCCAAGTCTGTTGGTCTGTTTTTGTTGTCCAACTATAAAATGGGGACCTTGCAATACCGCCCATTTCCACAATAGACAAATGTGGAAGCATTTGGTGATCACCAGTTGATAGAGCTTGGCCAATGGTGGGAGACCCGAACCATAGCTGATCATAGTGCTGTGCAGAACCCTCTTTCTTCAAGAGGTTGTTGGTCGAAGAAAATCCAGGAGACACAGAATTCATATTCGGTGTAAAGTCTAAAGCAGTAATTTGAGGTTGCACAAGCTGCTCACTGGTCACAACCGTTAGGTTTTTACCCATCAACCGCAGTACAGGATTGGAAGTGGACTTGTTCTGAGACTGAGGTGATGGGCTTGGAGAACCTAAATCAATGCAGGTTGGATACTTTGCAGCAGAATCCAGTGAATTGTTCATGGAAATGGACAGATCAGATGATTCCAATCCGGGGTTGGCTGGAAGAACAGTTCTCCAATTTGGATATGTACCAAAAGAGGAAGAGATACTTGGTCCGATGAACAGATTGGAGATCTGACTTGCCTTGGATTTCCTGGAAGTTCCATTTTGCCTCGATAATTGTGAATCTTTTGAGATGCTCTCCCAACATGAACAGCAGAAAGGCTGTCCAACCCCAGGTACTTTTGATGGAAGATCTTCCTTAAGCTCTTCATTCCTCCCACTAGACATTCTTTGTTCAGCTGCTCTGATGCTTCCAGCAGTTTGTGAGGCTAAGCACAATCTATCTTGAACAGCAATGGCTCTCAGTGAGGGTTCTTCCGCTGAGTCTTTAAGTCTGGAGTCTTCTGAAGATGTTAGGGATATGGTTGATCCAGTAGAAAGTGGTGATCCAGATGGTCCACTGTCACCAGACAAATCATGATCTGCTGTCACTACGAATGAGGTTACTGATGGGCTTTTACGAGGTACTTCAAGCTCCACATCCCGGTGAGTACTTAAACAACCGCTAGAATCTTGAACGGACGTGATTTCAGCCTGACAATCTGTAGGTTGAACCGCACAAGAGTCTTCCACACCTCTATCTGCAGCTTCAACTATTTGAATATCTTGGTGGTCAATTTCATTACAAGATACATCATCGCAAACGGTTTCTTGCTGATCAGATCTTTGTTTAAAGTGTTGTACTACATGGACTTCATTTCCAGAAATAGACTGTACATCATCTGCACATGGGCAAGAGTATGATTGGGTGCTGAAAGTTAGGCTATCTGCGTTCACAAAGTCATCAGCAACAACTTTTTCTGCAGCTTCAGAATCTGGAACTTCTATTTGCATATCTGAATCTTCAATTTGAGGATCATGGCATCCAGGTCTCAGTGCCAGCACATTCAATCTATTGTGTTTCTGCTCTTCCAACGTGTCTGGGGATTCCTGTTTCTCATATTCTGGGATATTGCTTTGGCTTGGAGACCCTTGGTTCATGACTTTTGATTCAGACCTTATGAACTTACTTGACAGACCAGACTGACGAGTGCATAATGTTCTGTTTTTCCTTGTAATATTAAGACCAAAACTTCTGGTAGGTCCATGCACTCCATTCATGGGTGGCAAATATGATGGTCCTCTCTTACCAGTTCTCAAAATGGATCTGTGCTTACGAAACTTGAGGAACATAGAGGGTCTCTGAATTGCTTCACCTCTCCTTCCTTCCAAATGGAAGTATGATCTCTTTACTAAAATGTTCTTCTTTGAAGTGACAGTAGCTTCATTCAACATGGAAGGGGAGCATTCCAGTGGTCTCATTGCCAAATTAGAAAACTTATTGTACTTAGTTTGCACGCTCGAGTCATCCTCCACTGACTTGGTTTTCAGAGATTGGCAATTATCAACTGACTTTGACAATTTGAGGAGAGCTTTGGTACCTTTTGAGGAATGTCTGGAACTGGAAGCAAGTGGTTCTGAAGACTTAATCTTCACATCATTCATGCGGTCGAAGTCATTATACAGGCAATCAATTCTCTTCATTTTTGGGGAACCAGTATCGACTTCAGATGACCTAGAGAAATTATTCTGGTGACAATCTACAGCAGAAGAGTTGCACGGATCTGATTGGCTATTCTCTGCAAGTATGGTCCTATTTACAGAGACAGTCCTCTCCAAGCTGATATTCCTGCCTTTATTGATGAGACCTTTTTCAAGATCTGGCTGTATAGTGTGCACCCATTGCCTTGAAGTTGCAGCAGTGTTCTTGACTTGGTTTTCTGAGTATGATTTATATGTCTGAGTTTCACTATGCTGTTGATCGGCTGACCTATGATCTCCTTCAGGTGTGGCTATAAACTGGATATGACATTATTGGACTCATGTTATAAATTGTATCAGCAATTGTCGTGAAAATTAAAGTAAGAACACTACATTGGACGAGAAATTCAACTGGAACACAAGCATGGTACAAAagcaagtttaaaaaaaaaaagtattttaccATTCTTGAAATGACTTAATGGAAAAGAACTGAAAATTTGGGTACAAGATACTGCTAAAGTTGgaaaactagaaaacacaaaactTGAAACTTAATATAGTAGCTGCGTGGCTGGTGACAAACCATCAGTATACTGATTGAGAAAATTTCATCGattatttgaaatttaaaactgaaaaaacaGTTGGAGTTCCAAAATAACAGAAAGTAAACTACTAACAATTTTGATAAGATCAGccaaaaaaatttcaaaatcatgGATGTATCTTCATATTTTCAGTAGGTTCAGATTTGTTAGGGAAAAATTCAATTAATGCTATAAAGGAATCGATGTTCGATCAGCTTATATAAGAATCATGTACATTATGAGGGCAGGAAGTTTGGAGACCAATTAACTCAAAAGCCATGTAACATCTATTATTCAGCAAGTAAAAATGTAAGCATTCCCCCACAACCTTGTTCTCTAATGTGAAATAATTTCTTTCCTTTTGCTTCCTCTTTTTAATTTGTCAACTCCACAGTTATCATCCTTTCATTTGATAATTTCGCTAACCACCCTTTAGCCCCATCTGAATTCTTTATTTTCTTTGAGCATTTCTCTCCAAGATTCTCAATCACTTCCCTCTACATCCTTGTCCTTTTTTTCCAGCGACTTCCATCTAGCTTCTGCCCCTTTCTTCTTTCcccttattaatttttattttccttttgtcCTTTTCAAATGTTGGGCTCATGCATTCAATTTTATCTGACCATACCACTCGCTGAATTAGATTACCAGGAATTCCACAGTTCATGTTTTGGGTTCTAATACATCTAAGCACTCTTAAACCATTTTATTTTTCCAGTAGagaattatttcttttctttagacTTTCTCTTTCTCATGCATGCTGGTGGTCAAACTAAATTTCTTTCACAGCATACAATTGACTGGCTTCCCATCTAAGCTCTTACATATGCCCTCAGTAACTGCTTTAGGTTTATAATATCAACTTTAATGATGATGAATGCTAGTCTGAGTACTCAAATATAGTCATATTTTTCTCTATAGAATCCTATACATACCTTGAATGACATTTTACTTTTCTGTGTCTTCACTTCCATACTCTTGGAGTATTTTGATTTGAAATTCTTTTTCTTCCCATTCAAAACACTTTTGAGTGCCTTCACGTCTCTTGCATCCTTCCTCAACTTAAGGTTGTTCTCCAATGGTGCATCATGAAACTTCGATAGAATCCTTACTTTCATGCCACTTGAATCAACATAAACTGCAGATTCATTCCCGTCATCTATAGATTCCATTGTTGACAACTTGGCTCTCTTGGTCCCATTACCAACATCAGTAGTTGGTGCAGCCAGCAAAGCGAGTTCCACTGCCCAGTTTGTACCATTCCTCCTATCAAGGTCTTCGAGAGTGCAACAGGGAGCTGTCGTGTAAATATCTACCATcaacctcttcttcctttgtttgacTTTAAATTTTGGGAGTTCACCCAAAATATTTTTTGTATTAGACTCCACGAAGAGACACTGATCCATGTGAGCATTCAAAGTGGTGTTGGAAGTAGAAGAAAATATCTTACAAACTGGGCAAACTTTTGAAGCCATAGGATCTGAAACTTTGATATAAGATGCTATGTTGTCCACCTGGCTGGTCTTCGAAATGGCACCCAATTTAATTTTCAACCTGCACTTCTTTTCCAAAGGCTTGCATAACTTGTCAGAATTTTGGCTAGGTTCAGGAGCACATAATTCCGATGGTATTTCAGAAGCACTTCCACTTTCTGCCACCAGGACAGTATCTTCAGAAATCCTGTTAGTAGTTTCTTCAGTTGGATGATGAGTTCTCACCGTCAAGGTGTTTTTTGCATCAAGATGGATCAGTTCATCCAATTTTGTTCTTTCATTCACTGTAGTGTTCCCAACCTCAGATGATACTGCTGGGTCTGAAGAGTTTGGAATGATCTCCTTTAGTGGCAAGTGTAACTTTGATCTGACACTAGCAGGCTTCCTACCGAAGGGACTAACACATAAAGGCTCAAGCAAAACATCATCTGCTAAGATACTGTCAGGTTCTGAGCATGCAACTGGCTGAGGTTCTGCCGGCTTGCTTACGCACTGGGTTCTCACCAAATGAGGAGGTTCGAAAGGTGGCAATATAGGTTTGGAACCATGTTTCACGCAGAGTTGCAGGAACTGCTGCGGAAAGGGCCAACTTGACTCGATGCCCTTGTTCCTTGATGCAAGAACATAATCTCTGAAATAAAATCATGTGATCCGTCAAGTAGAATTGCAAACATAAATCTGCAACTTTGTATTCAAAGTAAGGCCAGATAAGCGAGCCGAATATGGAGGTTCAAATGTGCGACAAAAGTTCTACCATCATAGTCAAATTATACCACATGTTAGTTGCTAAAATTAGACAACTCCTAATCAAGGAACTATTTATCACAAAACGTTTCACATAGCTTAGATGCCGTGAAGTCTAAACAAACCTACACAGACTGAGAAAAGTACAACCTTCCAATTAAATGATATCATTACTTAAGTCGCATAACAGACTATCACCATATGAGAAAAGAGTATGACAGTAGAAGTATTAAAAGGTGAGATGAAGCCCACGACAAAAAATCAACTTATATAGGTGGTGGATCTTCAGTGCAAAACATTCTGTTTGAGGTGAAAACCCCTCAAATTATCAGTGGGTCAAAATGTACTAGAGTGAGATAGAGCTGCTTTAGGAACATAAGAAGATATATGAACAAATTAGATGTCCATCATTAGCTGCTTGAGATGGGAAAGTATCTTCAGGAGAACCaaagaaatgaagaaaatataCCATTTCCAGGGATACCCAACCACATTCTCAGCAAGCAAACAATAAGATACTAAGGAAAAAGGAGAGCAGCTACCTAATAGAGAAATTGGAGGTTGGATTATCTTGGAGGACTACTGCTTTTGCCTCCTGGCTGTCAAGCTTTTCAGAAGCCCCCTCATGAGAGTTCAGTGCTGAAAGATTGGAGGAACATGAAGGATCTGAAGGGTTATCAATCGATAACATCTGAGGAAGGCCTTGTCAGTTATCCCTAGGTCTTCCAACAGTACAAGCCCAAGCGTTGTGCTGCTACTGGGCTTTCTCTTATGCTTAGCCTCCAGCATAACAAAGGATATTAACTCCCAAGCAACCcctcaaaagaaacaaatagaacaccaagtccCCACAGAAGAAGAGCAaaccttcttcctctcctcaccTGATTTGATGCCTGCAACATGATGCGAAAAAGAAAATCAAACTAACAATCAATTAAAAGAAAGGGAACTTGATCATGCTTCCAGAGCATTATTTCATGTAGACCTAACAATGATTTTACTGAGGTCTCTTCTCGGGAGATGAAGCAACTCAGTCCCAACTAGAGATAGAGGAGATCAAGCATCGGATGTTAGGAACTTCAAGTCCTCTTATCATTTTATGTGAAGAAAAGCATGCTCGAAGAAGCTGTTGTTCGAAGAGATCAGAAGAGAACAAAAGGGTACAGAAGTTAGAttagaccttttttttttccctctacaAATCTAGCACATGAAATGATGAGAAGAAGCAAGAAGAAGAGAACGATCCACTGAGGAGGCGAAAATATAGACAAAGGAGTGATGAACCTCCCTCTTCAAAAGAAGCTCATGgagaaaatagaaagaagaagagaaaagatgtCATGATATGACAAACATAGCTTGAGAGAACCAAGCCGAGGATGAAACATATGGAGAAAAGGGGCTGCTTACGCAAGCGCTCATCACAAACACTTGGCCGAAATCAAATCTTGAGAAAAAGAAGCTGTTTCCACATTCTTTTAGTGGTTGATTGGGACTCCAAGAAATCCCAATATCACAACCGAAAGGATAAGAATAATTAATAAAAGCGAGTAGAGGGAAATCAATCAGAGTTGGAATCACCACCGTAAAATCTTTAGAAATCCTACGACCATTTGTGTTATTCTTGAAGACCCCAATAGGAATAGGAaacaagaagaggaaaagaactgTGTGCAAGACAGAAGAAAAGAGAGCTCAAAACCAAGATTGAGAATAACTACACAAAATCGCATGAAAACCCACGGCCTCAGAGCTTACCTCCTCACGGATGCAAAAGGAAGCACAGAAGTCAACCTAGTTTCGGACCGGGAAAGGAGAAAGAGGGCAGTAAAACAAATatcggagaggaagagaagatgagGATAACGGATGAGGCGAAAGAAGGCAgcttttccttctccttcttctctctcGACACAGTTTGCAGACGAGAGGAAATAAAAGATAAGATTACACCGCCCACTCACCCATCCAAGGCATCAGGTTCTCCACCAAAAGCAGGCCTGCACCAGCAACTCCAGAGAGAgatggatagagagagagagagagagagagagaggaggggagggAGAAGAGGGGCAAAGAAAATGGAGTTTTCAGGGAGCTGTCCTATCCCACACCTACTCTTGCAAGCTTTGCTATCTTCACCCTTCTTTTTTCTCATCGTCCTAAGTGAACTAAGGAGGTGATCACTTTGACCCTGCCTTTGCAGTGAAACTACAAGATGCACCCtttcttctctctcctcctcGGTCTACTACCACCCTGTGTAACTTTGGGCGTCTCGGGTCTCATCCATaagcttctcctcttcttccaagTACTTCACGCCTAAGATATAAGAAAATGCCATTACAAAGTGAGCTAATGTTGAATACCCCCAGAACAACAACTTAGTGTCTAagttacctctctctctctctctctctctctctctctctctaatccaACACATTAAGATTTGCTAGATCCTGTATCGCCATGGTGTTTTATCCTTAATTATAACTGTTTGGTTTGGAGTAGAAAACAAAATTAAGGAACTCTCTGTTTCACGAGCAATAAATATATACATTTTCTATGCATCAATTGTGGATGGAAGCTAGTGCCGCATGATCTCTTACTGGGGCCCTCATCTATGTGGATCCTCCTCAAGAAGAACAGGAGTGGGACCCTGATGTTCTGGCAAGAAGGTGATGGGGAATCAATCAGCTTTCCAGAGTAGCTTAGTTGTTGGCTGTCTCAGTTAATGTAGGTAATCAGTGTACCGGAGTAAATGCTTGTAGTAGCTCTCTAATTTCCTAATATAATTACATAACATCACTGAAAATTTCCCACTTTAATGGTAATTATTGCATTATATAAGGATGAAATATGATCATTTTGGTGAACTGCTAAAACTTCAGGGTATATACTGGGAAATTAAGCTAAATTGAATCTTTGAGGTGTGAGTTCTCCCACATGATCATCAAGCCACAGGCACCACCATTTTTGACAAGCAATAAAATAATAGGAAGGAAGGCGATTAAAGATGTGATCATTGATAGTAGAATTCGTGCATCTGTACATGGTTGTGAAGTTTCAACGTCGATGGCTTGCTGTTGTCCATGAATTTGTCATGTCAAGgagacacaaaaaaaaaatacgTATCCACATCACGCCATCCCACTTGAATGCTCCTTTAGATAACTGGGAGAACGAGAAAGATGAGTAACTCATTCTTCATAGACTTTCCCTGTACGATCCCTACCGAAAGTGTATTTTACACCGAGGCAACAGTCGAAGAACACTGTTTGCTTCTCGCTAAGTCAAAATTGATGGGCCTTGAGTTTTATTGTTCTATTAATTGACAGACAATCACTGCAGACAGGGATTTATTGATTTTAATTGTAGCAGTACACGGTAAGATCTAACAAAGATGTAGATGCTGTTCATATCATTTATTAGGAGAGGATCTTATGATGTCCTGTAAGACAGATCAGCCTCAACCTAGTCATATATTTCAGCATGATTGTAGATGAATAAAACAGAGGAAGTTGATGCCAGTCGGTCTCAGAACAGGACAAGTACTACCACTGCTGGCTGCCTGGCTGTTGATCTTTTTTGTAGAACACCTTGTTGCTAATCTCAGTTGGCTTATGAAACAGGTAAAGTTTAAGCTGAGGTAAAATAGTGCAAGCCAGCCTCCAAATAATTCAAACAAGTCTCGTTCATGGCATTTTTAGCTGCTACAAGGACTCAACAGAGAAATCAGCCCTGGAGTTCTTATAGAATGATCGCCTATCAAATTGAAGTGGCTTGGTTGCAATGGTGCCTTGAAATGACTCTGCAGTGGAGCTATCTCTTCAAGGAGTAGGATGAGGATGGGTGGTGTGCATGTGTGGTGTTTCGATACTTTTTCCCCGTGAAGCGATCTTATCAAATTGTGACATCACTTTTACCtattaagaaaaagaaagagagagagagagagagagagagagagagagagagagagagagttctgatCCTCATCATCATATTTGGGTTGGAAATGGTGATAATGCCTTTTTATTTTAATGCGGAGCCGAAATTTCCAGGACTCCCCATCCCCacttttcatattttaaagcAGATACATCCATGGTGGCCCTCCTTTTGTGCAAAGAGGAGATGGGGACAAGGATGGGGGGTGCAGCTTTGCGAAAGGCACCTTCTGTTTCCTTGATATGGTGGATGTGATCCCTTGATAAGATCGAACCGATGGAGTGGGACTTGCATCCGCCATTAAAGATACTTCTCCTAGGACGGATGGTTGGGAGCAATTGTTCCTTGGAACATGAACTACACTAAAATATGATTAGAGTTtgactatctcttaggacaagatGCAAGTGTGGCGTCTGAAGTAAGAGAGGAAGATCACAACAATGATATCATTGGACGCTAATCCGAAGAAATTTGCTTGCGTTTACTTCCAGCTTAACTAAACCACATTTATGTTCTAAGCTGATGAAAAGGCTACTAGAAATCAGCATAAACAAGGAGATATATAAGTCTCGGTGTAGAACAAGCAGGATATTGGATTGTTGGGCCAATCAACACGATTGTGTTAGCATATCAAACAACTGCACATATCAGCTCTTTCTGTCACTGGACGAACTTGTTGCTTGTGCCAAATCTTTAATCTTTGAACTGATTCTTGAGCTTTGAAGCCACTCCACCGAATGATCCGATAATTTGGCACTGGCACACGAGAGAACACAGACAGGGATATCATCCAACCTACAATATTTGCAAATCTGAATGATTTCTGGACACTGTACCTCTTCATCAGCCGTGACAAGATGGGCTGTGTCCTGCGACCGATGCATGCTGCATGCACCATCACTCTGGCCGAGCAGAGTCTGTGGCGCAATTGTCTTGGCATGATAAAGTGTGTTGAAAAAGGGGGCCTCGCCACTGTCCTAGGAAACGTATGACTGTCTTCCTTGACATTGTTGACTCTGAGAACAAAATGTCTGATTGCAGTGCTGTCATTTGTCGGCATGAACTCCTCTAATGCGTTTTGGGAGTTTGGTCAGAGATCAGATGCTAAAGTAGACCTCATCGGAGTAGGTTATACGGTAGATCAAGGTATAATCTTAGCATTCCTCAGCCTCTGTTTCCTTTCAGTTTTCATTATCGACTCCTCCTACACCTTGTCATTCATATAGGCTTTTGACAGAATCCAACAAGCTTCAAAGGATCCTTACAAAAAAATCTCCATTGAATCCATCCAACAGATGACAGTAGCATATATTGGCAACTTAGAAAACAAGTGTATATGATCCTCCAAGAAAGAATTGAAGAGCCGACAACATATATGAGGCACCTAAACTCCTTTATTAAGCACTATTttgtacttaaagagacctttaaCCTTTCATATTCCCAACCTCACGATCATGGATAGGGCCCATGAACAGCTTAAAATATAACACACCGGAAGAATATGTACCTGATGTAGACCACCACCAACCAAATTATTCAATGATCCCCACTGTTAATGATGGGTTGAGACTGTTGACAAGAGAATAAATCCTGGCTTATATAACATCATGTCTCCCTCGAGTGTCACTAGTCATCTTTTTCAAGGCAATAGTTGAAGAAAAAAGATCATGATAAGACGTCGGCTGGTTTCCAAAAACCTGCCCAAAGTTCTTTCCGGACCTCACTCATCCTTTCACCATCAACTCTTGTGTGTTTGTGGACCTTGAAAGGTTCTACCAATTACTTGTGTCGGAGTACAGTCTTCCAGTCCGAAGCCTCATCAAGAGAGCAGGGAAATGTTTTGATAGTTAATCTTTTTACAACCTTGTAAATATTACTCAGCAATCAATAATTGtggattgaaatatatatatatatgttgtcacCTGCAACGAGATTTACCTTTTGCCAAAAGCCTACAGTTTAATGTAAATAGTGTCGTCAGCACTATATTACATGAGGTGACAGTATGTCAAATATTAGACTGCAATGAAGTGTAAAGAGTTCCCATTAGGGAATCATTAAAGCCAATTATTACGTGTAAGCTTTCATTAACAGCCCAAAGCACAATGTATTATCCACTTAATGCTCGTGTACTACTATtcttaccaccaccaccaccagcaccACCAGCTGTCTGTATCAGCTGCACCCGCCTGCAGCAAATCCAATCCTCGACTTGGCGACGTCATAAACCACGTTAAACGTCTGCTGCTGCCTGTTCCCGATGATCGCCAGCCTCCCTGCCGGCGCAAACGCCAAGCACGTCGTCGTCGCATCATCCACGTCGATCATTACGTTCCTCGGCGCCAGCTTCAATGTCGCGCCGCCTTCGAACACCATGTTTACCGCCGGCACCGCCGACGCCTTCACGGTCCCCCTGAAGCACGTGTCCAAAATCGAGTACGCCGGCGCCCGCTTGTACCTCTTGAGAGCCGCCACGATCGCGTTGCTGAGTGCGGTGTACACGTCCGGCGGCAGCCGCGTGATCACTGTCCCCGAGTCGATGATCGTCGGTGTCCCGGTGTACGCCGACGCTCTTACCGGCAAGTTCTTCCCGCCGACCGTGACGCCCGTCAGCCTGACGAAGTAAAGGGTGTCGTCCAGCGAGCTCGACACCATGGGAGTGTACGAAAACTGTGCTGGGTTGTATGAACCAATCGACAGGTATCCGGTGGACACCATGGTCGGAAGGCAGTAAGAGAAGGACTGACCGAGCCTTGGCCCGAGTTGAGACAGCAGGGAGAGCTCGTTGCGTGCCAGGCCAATGAGGCCGGCCGACTTGCCGAAGAGGCCCTCGTTGTCCTGGCCACAGCCGTAGACGAAGTCAGCGAGAGCTCGCCTTGAGCCCAAGGAAAGGCTGTCCTTGCCGAGGTAGCCGACGGAGAAAGAGGTGTCGCCGTAGCTCGCCTGATAGATGCAGACGTTGGCGACAGAGCATGAGGAAGGGTTGAGAGTGGCGGACAGGAGGCCATGGCACTCCGGCGCAGAGCACGGGACCGAGCGATAGGTGGCCGAAGCGGCGGGGTCGAAGACGGCGCCGACCTGGGAGTGGCACGAGACGCGGCAAGGGGAGCACTGGAGCCAGGAAAGGGAGGAGCCGGTATCGACGACCATGACGTAGGACTTGACCGGGGTGCCAAGGCCGACGCGGGTGACGTAGTTGCCGACGCCGACAGAGGTGCCGGAGGAGAGGGGGATGGAGGCGGCGTCGGGGTGGAGGATGAGGGAGGACCGGGACGGGGCGAGAGTGGTGTTGCGGAGGCGGGCGGCGAGGGAGCGGACACGGGCATCGTCGTGGGAGAGGATGgcggagaaggagagggaggggAAAGGGGCAGGGGAG from Musa acuminata AAA Group cultivar baxijiao chromosome BXJ1-3, Cavendish_Baxijiao_AAA, whole genome shotgun sequence encodes the following:
- the LOC103977876 gene encoding uncharacterized protein LOC103977876, giving the protein MLSIDNPSDPSCSSNLSALNSHEGASEKLDSQEAKAVVLQDNPTSNFSIRDYVLASRNKGIESSWPFPQQFLQLCVKHGSKPILPPFEPPHLVRTQCVSKPAEPQPVACSEPDSILADDVLLEPLCVSPFGRKPASVRSKLHLPLKEIIPNSSDPAVSSEVGNTTVNERTKLDELIHLDAKNTLTVRTHHPTEETTNRISEDTVLVAESGSASEIPSELCAPEPSQNSDKLCKPLEKKCRLKIKLGAISKTSQVDNIASYIKVSDPMASKVCPVCKIFSSTSNTTLNAHMDQCLFVESNTKNILGELPKFKVKQRKKRLMVDIYTTAPCCTLEDLDRRNGTNWAVELALLAAPTTDVGNGTKRAKLSTMESIDDGNESAVYVDSSGMKVRILSKFHDAPLENNLKLRKDARDVKALKSVLNGKKKNFKSKYSKSMEVKTQKSKMSFKFIATPEGDHRSADQQHSETQTYKSYSENQVKNTAATSRQWVHTIQPDLEKGLINKGRNISLERTVSVNRTILAENSQSDPCNSSAVDCHQNNFSRSSEVDTGSPKMKRIDCLYNDFDRMNDVKIKSSEPLASSSRHSSKGTKALLKLSKSVDNCQSLKTKSVEDDSSVQTKYNKFSNLAMRPLECSPSMLNEATVTSKKNILVKRSYFHLEGRRGEAIQRPSMFLKFRKHRSILRTGKRGPSYLPPMNGVHGPTRSFGLNITRKNRTLCTRQSGLSSKFIRSESKVMNQGSPSQSNIPEYEKQESPDTLEEQKHNRLNVLALRPGCHDPQIEDSDMQIEVPDSEAAEKVVADDFVNADSLTFSTQSYSCPCADDVQSISGNEVHVVQHFKQRSDQQETVCDDVSCNEIDHQDIQIVEAADRGVEDSCAVQPTDCQAEITSVQDSSGCLSTHRDVELEVPRKSPSVTSFVVTADHDLSGDSGPSGSPLSTGSTISLTSSEDSRLKDSAEEPSLRAIAVQDRLCLASQTAGSIRAAEQRMSSGRNEELKEDLPSKVPGVGQPFCCSCWESISKDSQLSRQNGTSRKSKASQISNLFIGPSISSSFGTYPNWRTVLPANPGLESSDLSISMNNSLDSAAKYPTCIDLGSPSPSPQSQNKSTSNPVLRLMGKNLTVVTSEQLVQPQITALDFTPNMNSVSPGFSSTNNLLKKEGSAQHYDQLWFGSPTIGQALSTGDHQMLPHLSIVEMGGIARSPFYSWTTKTDQQTWQAKPTERPNFSQSLMDARIVTDDPHFGQENELKGLVAGTANSLLLASGPSPSLQRSFSYFSSESQTRNISGGPGSLFPNCLHQKDDASLLNQRINSEGQGHLLLGPSIFQSPTAGQMAPTMYYPPLLR
- the LOC135620096 gene encoding aspartyl protease family protein At5g10770-like, which translates into the protein MGLLLLVTTFLLTVASSLRDVPRSSCSSKDKVDELHHLNSSGIHFTLHHPRSPCSPAPFPSLSFSAILSHDDARVRSLAARLRNTTLAPSRSSLILHPDAASIPLSSGTSVGVGNYVTRVGLGTPVKSYVMVVDTGSSLSWLQCSPCRVSCHSQVGAVFDPAASATYRSVPCSAPECHGLLSATLNPSSCSVANVCIYQASYGDTSFSVGYLGKDSLSLGSRRALADFVYGCGQDNEGLFGKSAGLIGLARNELSLLSQLGPRLGQSFSYCLPTMVSTGYLSIGSYNPAQFSYTPMVSSSLDDTLYFVRLTGVTVGGKNLPVRASAYTGTPTIIDSGTVITRLPPDVYTALSNAIVAALKRYKRAPAYSILDTCFRGTVKASAVPAVNMVFEGGATLKLAPRNVMIDVDDATTTCLAFAPAGRLAIIGNRQQQTFNVVYDVAKSRIGFAAGGCS